One Hevea brasiliensis isolate MT/VB/25A 57/8 chromosome 6, ASM3005281v1, whole genome shotgun sequence genomic window, ttttttttttgggaaatGGGAAATAGTTTGAGAGGTAAACCCACTTTGAATTCGTGAAATTTGAAACATCCACAAAATCTCTACACGCTCAAAGCTTGAATATTGATAGGAAAggagaaatttgttttaaaattggTAAGTGTCTTAGCCTTTTCATGTAACagtagaaagaagaaaagagactTATTCCAAAAAATAAAGCTTTCCCAAATTTCATTTGAACCAAGGTTTAAATACCCTTGGTTGCATGGGCGCTTTTTACTGTCGAAAATGACTTTGCTAAAAGTCCTTCTCATAGAAAATATGCACAACAACACATCATACAATGACAACAAGTTTAAAACactataaaaaaatttaacaatAACGACTGAAAAGAGTTTTTCCTAACCCTAACTTCTTTTGGATTTCTGTTAGGGTTTCCAACACCTACTCGACTCCATCCATGATCGATTCCGGTCATCGGGAATTAAGGAGTGTTATAGTAATTACTGTTCCCAAAATACTAATTTTGCGCCACAATTTTTTCTACAAATTCTATaatgtattattttattaattaaaattttaaaattttatttatttattcaaattctTAAACTACCTAAGTGTTCTTATATACATTCAAATTATTACattactattttatttttttattattgttatttaaattgtgtttaagttatttaattatttaatttgggtttattattattattattattattattattattattattattattattattgttattattattattattattatctttttttaaatcaattttaattatgattttattttataataaaatgaatTTTGCTTTATAAACTAATCATCCCAATATAAAAGAAAAGTACAATAACAATAAATTATTTTAGCAATACTTTCTGCACCACACACACATATACACTTTCTCATAATATCTATTAAATATTATTAGTCTATTAAATgcataattttcatttataagtAATAAATAATTAAGTTTGGTTTGCCCTTAAATTTTAATGGTATTAcaatagttttaattttttttaataattaaaaatatttaaaataatgcaCATATTCGTTATTTTTATGCAACATATTTATTACAATAGGAATAatgttaaaattttttcttttaaatgggttaattaatttattttttttaagaaatattattGTTATCTTCTTTTACAACAAGActctcaaataaatattttttattaccaAATTGTTTTTGGTTCAATATATTAGAATaagtaataaatattatattagtaGTATTAATTAATCTTAAGATGATCTATTTACACGTAACTAATATGTAACATAgtgaataattaaatttttatttcaattgactttcacaaattatttttttttaaatgatttcactaattaattattgttaaataataattttatttataaaatataagtataatattttatattatcgtAAAAAAGCTATGTtttcaatatatatatgtatatataaggtaaaatgatccaaatttagtctacgataaaaaaaaataatttataatctaAAATAATTCGTTGCCTCCAAAATATGGGTCACAATTGAATGAAGAGACATTTGatctgttagaagaaagaatacaagtaatgaagaaaaggattgtaTATTTATCTGTGTCTTACTTACAGAGgtttatttatacatgagaatatgagctaatttagataagaataataattactgtaattatgctacataaatctcctataatcatgctaattgttgtaattatgctaacacctcCCCTCAAAttcaaggtggtagcacaggtgccaacttgagtttgcttaagagatcctgaaagcaaGCGGGAGGATGCATTTTGGTGAATATATTAGCagtttggctgacagaggagacaggaatcaaacatatggagCCATGAGTAAtatgatgacgtacaaaatgacaatcaatttcgatgtgtttggtacgctcatgaaatacatcattatgagaaatctgtatggcacttctattatcgcaatgaagtattgtggcagaagaatgagtgacatccaaatcagttaataaccaacGTAACCAAAGTAATTTAGATGTAATATCAGCAACAGCACGATActcagattctgtgctagaacgtgcaataacagtttgctttttgctatgccaagagataagagaattacccaataagaaacaataaccagttgtagagtgacgatctgtcagatcaccaacccaatcagcatcagagtagccagataatactagggaggaggtagcggaaaagtgcaaaccatgaaaaagagtgcctttgatataacgaaggattcgaagtactgcagagaaatgagttgagcgaggagcagacataaaGCGCGGACGGATGAGCGacatatgaaatatcaggtcgagtaactgtgagataaacaagactcccgacaagctgtcgatttaaagtaggatcatcaggaggagtgccatcaagaggtgtaagtttgcaattgagctccaatggggttgatactattttgctatcagtgatgcctgctcgagaaagtaagtcggatgcatacttggcttgagatagataatagccatcagaattttgagaaacttcaagacctaaaaaatagctgagagaacccaagtctttcatttcaaaatgctgattgagataatgttgtaactctgaaataccagatgaatcatctcctgttattatcatatcatcaacataaagcaacagaagaacaataccactgtcagtttggcgagtgaataatgcagaatcatgtggactacAGAGAAAaacaagttgagcaagagtgaaACTAAATTTGGAaaaccaggccctgggagcttgttttaatccatataaggctcgccgaagtttgcaaaccttatgaggcgaatgataaccaggaggaggatgcatataaacctcttctgttaaatcaccatgaagaaaagcatttttgacatccatctagaaaagtttccatttatgaattgcagcaatagctaagagactgtAAATAGATGttaattgggccactggagccaaagtttcttcatagtcgataccatactcttgagtgtaccctttggctactaagcaaGCTTTGTAGcattcaatagttccatcagaacgggtcttgattttgtaaatccatttgcaaccaataggggtcttatttggtggaagatcaactaaatcccaagtatgagttttctctaaagcttGAAGTTCGTTAGTCATAGCTTGATaccaaagagggtcagtacttgcctcaTGATAAGAACGaagctcatgaagggttgcaatagtagagtaacagtgaaaatcaaaaagataatgaggagtttctcttacacgggtagaacgatgaagagtagtgctaggaggagatgcaggcaCAGGTACTAAatcaacaactggtgcagattcaataggggcaggtgtagttgggctaatgttgagcacatcacaatcacctggatcaggacttggaaacagctctttggaggagtcagtgaaaaatagagagtcggtattgacagagtgatgaaatttagagagagaagagaacatagtattgtcccaaaaggtaacatgatgagagatgcgtaacttattagaaacaggatcccaacaatGATATCCTTTGTGTTCAAttccataaccaagaaaacaacatagacgagcacggggttctaatttaGTATGTtaatgaggttgtaaaagaacaaaagaaacacatccaaaaggtttaaggatggaatagtcaggaggttgtccaaacaactcttcaaaggagataaattatgaagaaccaaggtaggaagatggttaataatataaacagcatgaagagctgcttctccccaaaatttttctgaacatgaggcagaaagaagaagagtacgtacagaatcaagaatatggcgatgcttgcgttTGGCTCACCCATTCttttgagaggtgtgaggacaagaacgttgaacagCGGTGCCTTGTTaactaagaaactgaagtaaagaagaatctcgatattccatggcattgtctgttcgaagaattttaatgtcataagagaactgagttttaatcatttttgcaaatgtgatgtaaatttgtgataactcagatcgatgtttcaaaaaaatATCCAAGTAAACttagaataatcatcaataaatatcacaaaataacgaaaatcatttattgaagaaatagaagAAGGACCtcaaatgtcagaatgaattaaaccaaaaggagtgtctgaagtagtattattatgagaaaaagataatgtaggttgttttgcaagcagacaatttaaacaattaaatgactcaaacttagtagaccTTAATAATCtacgagaaattaaaggttgaattttactggcagaagcatgaccaagacgaagatgccattggtgaatggaggaattagggattgtagctgtagacacaaatctctgaggaagatgtaaagatgcaagctcaaataatcgacccactctgcgaccttccccaagaatctgtcccgtttgtggatcctgtacctggacaACATGGGgagaaaaaaataacatttagtcctttttcacacaattgaccaacagaaataagattgagtgccaaattagggatataataggtgtcagggagatgaagatttgaggtagacacatgaccagtatgtgtgatgttcattttagtaccatttgcagtatggattggtggtaaagAAGATATAGGTTTTGCAGAAAataagaatttaagattagtggtcatatcATTACAACATACAAGGTCAAAAAGCCAATAAAAATTACCCGGCgtggcagacatggcagcagAAGAATTTGAAGAGATAACTTATTTGAATAGatcctcaagatcactcatggtgatggcaatagaaccctcagtagcagcaacagCAGTAATAGAagaagatccaggctttgagacattcttgaatttagaatgcactccttttggtcttggagggcATGTGGggcaatgttcaagaatatgaccgtaatCATGATAATATCTGCATTCTATAGTAtgacaatatgcaaaagcatgaccaatttgattacaattcttacagagttgattgccagatttctgatgtgaggatcgagtagttgcaagagcaatttcaaattgaggagttttatccaaactgagacgagtctcttcaaaaataatctttTGAATAATagtatccaatgatgggagtggatttcgatgtagcagggacgctcaaacggcctcatattctgatcgaagagccattagaacttgaatgagatgaatatgatcttcattgattttggcctgagatatttgattccaaatgggttggacttgggcaagaaaatcattcacagattgacctgcttcttgtttcagattatgaagagtagtccacaactgataatagtgggcatgtccagtggtctgatatcgattagcaaaaaaattctagatttcttttgcagagtcataattagcaaattggatgtcgatggacgagacagaggtattgtgaaaccaggtgatgatctgatgatttttactatcccaatcctcaagacggtcagcaaattttgcatcGGTTTTATTGTTCTCTCTTGTCGGCATAGTGATATTTCCGGTAACAATAtgccaaagcttgcgacctatcaaaaaacttttcattccttgaacccaaagattatagttggaagcAGTCAaaactgttgcaataggttttgaaatatcagatttttccattgataacaagatgaggataaaaaaaaatagtataataacaggaatgaaagaatgaaccagaacaggttgtagagagagaagaagacccaaaaaactagaaataaaagctttacggttcttataccatgttagaagaaagaatacaagtaatgaatgaaaggattgtgtatttatctgtgttttatttacaaagatattacatctatttttatatgagaatatgagctaatttaaacaagaataataattgctgtaattatgctacacaaatctcctgtaattatgctacacaaatctcttataatcatgctaattgctataattatgctaatatGATCATCGAATGCAAAGTAAAATAACTCAATCGTGTGGGGCAATTATAAGTGTGCGAAGAAGGCTTGCATAGACGTGACTCAATGCTTGAATCATCAGGCACACAATATAAAAGGATAGAAAGAAGATGTGCTTCTTTGGATTTGTGATACAAGACAGCTACCAAATTCTAACAAACTAGCTACTTCAAAGCTGGAAACCCAAAAAGCCTATAAGCAGATTGCACATATAGATCCCTCCAGCAACCTCACAGTGGTCACTGGGCTCCACCTCTTCATCACGTTTTGCCATGTTTTTGACACCCCCACCAATGATCCTTCCACGTGAgaatctctttttcttttttccttaattttttttcttttccttttgtaatctTCTGTTACAATTCACGATTTTCAACTATGCGAGAAATTCTTTTattcaaaattatcaaaatttaaactcAAAACTTGGAATTATTTAATTCAAACATACAAGAAGTTAATTACAACCctacattttatttatttgaatagaATTACACTAACATAAAAATATATGCATGTATGAAAGATGTAATTAATTTGGCAAACTTATTTCATCAAGATCATCTAATGACAAGAAAACTTCGTCCAAGCATGACAATTCTGCTCCATCACCATCTTCATCAGAGCTTCGCTCGTACACTTTGCAAATGACCCACTTACTATGGTCCTGAAAACGCATAGAAAACCATCAAGAGTCAAAAGCTGCAGCTCCTATCTTATGTATAATTGCAACGAAAGAAAAGTTCTCAACTTACAATTTTGGGATGTGTTTTTGTTTTGGATGATCTTCTCATACTGCTAGAACAAGAATCCGATGATAATAATCGATACTCTTCCATTATCCAGCTCGTTTTCATTCCGGCTGGAGCTTCTCCTACGTAAAACCCTAAATATTTCTTCATTCCAACTCTTATATTGGTGTTCGTAAGTACTGGTTCTTCGAAGCCAATAGCCTTCCAATATCCATTCTCAGTAATCCTATTTTGTGTTCTCCGGCTGTAGAAGTACCATTGCTTCCCTTCAGCTAGTGCTTTGCCTACATGTATGATTcccaatatataaataaaaagaattatTGGTTGGACCAGAAACAAAGAAAGGAAAATTGGATATATATACCATCAAGTTGCCACGGATCATAAGCATAAAGATCAAGATCAGGGATGACATCTGGATGACAAGGTAAAAGCGTTGCCTTACGATGAAGAAAATGGACAACGAGTTCTTCCTCAGTTGGATAAAATCGAAAACCAGGAGGGAGATTAACATTGCTGCCACTCATTTCTATCTCCAAACTACACCAGAAGAATATGTAATTATTTAAGTTAAGGAGAAAAAGAAGCAATGATGGTGGCGTATTATTGAGATGGGTGACATTTAATTTATAGGATATGAGACGTGCAAAGGAAGGTGTCCTCAAATATAGAAGAAAACAAATCATCAAACATAGAGGGGGAGAGGTGATGGTTTTGATGGGCTTGAGCTCTCTCTATCAACCCCAATAGGCGGCGGATAACGGAACGCTTATATGTTTCTTAGTAACGGTATCTGTTATGTGTTGCAGAGTTTcatgttttattttaaatttttttattaaaatttgtgaCAATCTCACTTCATGCTTATATCATGCACTTGCTATCATCCACGTGTCATTCACAAAAATGGGTTTGGTCGTGAACCATATCAAAAGTAGCTTTAAGAAATATTAGGAGTGTGCTTAACCTACAATTATAATCTTCATAATTTATATGTGAATTAtatattaaaacatttttaaGTCAGTTGATCTCTTCTAATAATTTAGAATTtgcttaatttaatataaataatataacttTATTTGCAAACGTATGTTTTATTCTTATGTATATAAAGAGTAATCAATTGTTAGCACGACacataa contains:
- the LOC110637765 gene encoding NAC domain-containing protein 104, which gives rise to MSGSNVNLPPGFRFYPTEEELVVHFLHRKATLLPCHPDVIPDLDLYAYDPWQLDGKALAEGKQWYFYSRRTQNRITENGYWKAIGFEEPVLTNTNIRVGMKKYLGFYVGEAPAGMKTSWIMEEYRLLSSDSCSSSMRRSSKTKTHPKIDHSKWVICKVYERSSDEDGDGAELSCLDEVFLSLDDLDEISLPN